In the genome of Croceimicrobium hydrocarbonivorans, one region contains:
- a CDS encoding TolC family protein — translation MKILSIILILGFSLTGHAQSLAAYQKIAAENNPGLQAQYKQFEASLQRIVQSSSLPDPQLSMGYFLVPIETRVGPQQARISLSQMFPWFGTLKAKEQVASLQAEAEYQKFLEFRNQLYYQVQAAFFPLYEQQRSLLFEKENQQLLQSLKALATLKFQNNEAALVDVLRVEMRLKDSQSRIEILIAEQKALASGFNRLLNRADSSSIEIPDSLNYPTIMLNYRRDSLFVNQPRLQELDLQIKGSAAAEKVARKQALPNIGLGLDYMFIDPSNNAISNSGQDAIMPMLSISLPIFRAKYQAAEAEAQLKQESYRLQKEELSNKLSSSYEQAWFKLQKQGDLMRLYRQQIQISKQSLELLYTAYSNSGKDFEELLRMQQQILEYQNKLSSAQAAYGVALAELDYLTAKSL, via the coding sequence ATGAAGATTTTAAGTATCATCCTAATCCTTGGTTTTAGCTTAACAGGTCATGCTCAGAGCTTAGCGGCTTATCAAAAAATAGCCGCCGAAAATAATCCCGGTTTGCAAGCGCAGTACAAACAATTTGAGGCTTCACTGCAGAGGATTGTTCAAAGCAGCAGCTTACCTGATCCTCAACTAAGCATGGGCTATTTCCTAGTGCCTATCGAAACTCGAGTAGGTCCGCAACAGGCAAGGATTTCCCTAAGTCAAATGTTTCCCTGGTTTGGAACCTTAAAGGCTAAAGAGCAGGTAGCTAGCCTTCAGGCGGAAGCTGAATATCAAAAATTTCTGGAGTTCCGAAATCAATTGTATTATCAGGTTCAGGCTGCTTTTTTCCCTTTGTATGAGCAGCAAAGAAGCTTATTATTTGAAAAGGAGAATCAGCAATTGCTGCAAAGCCTTAAAGCACTTGCAACCTTGAAATTCCAAAACAATGAAGCTGCTTTGGTCGATGTATTAAGGGTCGAAATGCGACTCAAAGATTCTCAAAGCCGAATTGAAATTTTGATAGCAGAGCAAAAAGCATTGGCCAGTGGCTTTAATCGACTATTAAATCGCGCCGACAGCAGCTCAATTGAAATTCCGGATTCTTTGAATTATCCTACAATTATGCTGAATTATCGAAGAGATTCGCTTTTTGTAAATCAGCCGCGCTTACAGGAATTAGACTTGCAAATTAAGGGCAGCGCTGCCGCCGAAAAAGTAGCTCGAAAGCAAGCCTTACCAAATATAGGTTTGGGACTTGACTATATGTTCATTGACCCTTCTAACAATGCCATCAGCAATAGCGGGCAAGATGCTATTATGCCCATGCTCAGCATTTCACTACCTATTTTCAGAGCAAAATATCAAGCGGCTGAAGCTGAAGCTCAATTGAAACAAGAGTCCTATCGACTACAAAAAGAGGAACTTAGCAATAAACTAAGCAGCTCTTATGAACAGGCTTGGTTTAAACTTCAAAAACAAGGCGATTTAATGCGCTTATACCGACAGCAAATCCAAATCTCCAAACAAAGCCTCGAATTACTTTATACGGCTTACAGTAATTCAGGAAAAGACTTTGAAGAACTATTGCGAATGCAACAGCAAATTTTGGAGTATCAAAACAAGCTCAGCAGCGCGCAGGCGGCCTATGGTGTTGCCTTGGCCGAATTGGATTATCTAACCGCAAAATCTTTATAA
- a CDS encoding copper-translocating P-type ATPase: protein MTSDHQHTDHTKAYKHGDHDGHHNHHAQMIEDFKKRFWISLILSLPILVLAPLIQSWLGYTWQFEGSNYMQFGLASLLFFYGGWPFLKGLVDELKEKTPGMMTLIALAISVAFLYSSAVVFGLSGKYFFWELASLIDIMLLGHWIEMKSVMGASRALEELAQMLPSTAIRISESGDQEEVALEDLQIDDIILIRPGDSIPADGIITKGESHVNESMLTGESKPVSKKEQDEVIGGSINDNGSLQVQVKNTGENSYLSKVISMVSRAQETKSKTQNLANRAAAWLFYVALLAGFSTLISWLALGKDFEYALERMVTVMIISCPHALGLAIPLVSAISTAASAQNGLLIRNRTAFENARKISVVLFDKTGTLTHGEFGLTRFESLTENLDKKEMLSLAASVESQSEHPIAAGVLRKTKEMGLKLDQVSNFENHKGKGISARINNQELKILSPAALAELNIQIPNQVKQSDEETLVFVLADDQLIGFIALADEMRDESYAAIRDLKDQGLKVMMATGDNQKLAKAVSEKLGLDQYYAEVLPEDKQSIVKELQAQNEVVAMTGDGVNDAPALAQANVGIAIGSGTDVAAETADILLVNSNPKDISKLIRFGKATYRKMMQNLVWATAYNLIALPLAAGVLISLGIILSPATGAVLMSLSTVIVAINAQLLKKQIQD from the coding sequence ATGACTTCAGATCATCAACATACAGATCATACAAAAGCATATAAGCATGGGGATCATGATGGTCATCATAATCATCATGCCCAAATGATTGAGGACTTCAAAAAGCGCTTTTGGATTTCCTTAATTCTCAGTCTGCCCATTTTGGTTTTAGCCCCATTAATCCAGTCATGGCTGGGCTATACCTGGCAGTTTGAAGGCTCCAATTATATGCAATTTGGCTTGGCCTCCCTCCTGTTCTTTTATGGTGGCTGGCCCTTTCTAAAAGGCTTGGTGGACGAACTTAAGGAGAAAACACCAGGCATGATGACCCTAATTGCCTTGGCTATATCGGTGGCCTTTTTATACAGTTCGGCCGTGGTTTTTGGCCTAAGTGGCAAATATTTCTTCTGGGAGTTGGCCAGCTTGATCGATATCATGCTTTTAGGCCACTGGATAGAAATGAAGTCAGTTATGGGCGCTTCTCGTGCTTTGGAAGAACTCGCACAAATGCTGCCCTCCACTGCAATTCGTATTTCAGAATCTGGGGATCAGGAAGAAGTGGCTCTCGAAGACCTGCAGATTGATGATATTATTCTCATTCGTCCCGGAGATAGTATTCCTGCCGATGGAATTATTACAAAAGGCGAAAGTCATGTAAATGAATCCATGTTAACCGGCGAATCCAAACCGGTGAGCAAGAAAGAACAGGATGAAGTAATTGGCGGCTCTATTAATGATAATGGGAGTTTGCAAGTACAAGTGAAAAATACCGGCGAAAACTCCTATCTCTCTAAGGTGATTAGCATGGTTAGCAGAGCTCAGGAAACCAAATCCAAAACCCAAAATCTAGCGAATCGGGCGGCAGCCTGGCTCTTTTATGTGGCCTTATTGGCAGGATTTAGCACCCTAATCAGCTGGTTAGCTTTGGGTAAAGACTTCGAATATGCATTAGAGCGAATGGTGACCGTAATGATCATATCCTGTCCCCATGCTCTAGGATTAGCCATTCCACTAGTATCGGCAATTTCCACCGCCGCCTCAGCCCAAAATGGATTATTGATTCGCAATCGAACTGCTTTTGAAAACGCTCGAAAAATAAGTGTGGTATTATTTGACAAAACCGGCACCTTAACCCATGGAGAATTCGGTTTAACCCGATTTGAAAGCCTTACGGAAAACCTGGATAAAAAGGAAATGCTAAGTTTAGCGGCCAGTGTAGAAAGTCAATCTGAACATCCGATTGCCGCTGGAGTTCTACGTAAGACCAAAGAAATGGGCCTAAAGCTTGATCAGGTTTCAAACTTCGAAAACCACAAAGGCAAAGGCATTTCCGCTCGAATCAATAATCAGGAGCTTAAAATTCTAAGTCCGGCAGCGCTGGCAGAACTGAATATTCAGATTCCGAATCAAGTAAAACAAAGTGATGAAGAAACTCTGGTTTTTGTTTTGGCAGATGATCAATTAATTGGATTCATCGCTTTGGCGGATGAGATGCGTGATGAATCCTATGCGGCAATTCGCGATTTGAAGGATCAAGGTTTAAAAGTGATGATGGCCACGGGAGATAATCAAAAACTGGCTAAGGCCGTCAGTGAAAAACTGGGCTTGGATCAATATTATGCCGAAGTACTACCCGAAGACAAACAAAGTATTGTAAAGGAACTCCAAGCTCAAAATGAGGTAGTAGCAATGACCGGTGATGGCGTAAATGATGCGCCGGCACTAGCCCAGGCCAATGTGGGTATTGCTATTGGCTCAGGAACTGATGTTGCAGCAGAAACTGCTGATATTCTGCTGGTAAACAGTAATCCTAAAGATATTTCGAAACTGATCCGTTTTGGCAAAGCTACCTATCGAAAAATGATGCAAAATCTGGTTTGGGCCACGGCCTACAACCTCATTGCCCTTCCTCTGGCAGCCGGTGTACTGATAAGCTTGGGCATAATTCTCAGTCCAGCTACCGGTGCCGTTTTGATGAGCCTCAGCACCGTAATCGTTGCCATCAATGCCCAATTATTAAAGAAACAAATACAAGATTAA
- a CDS encoding efflux RND transporter periplasmic adaptor subunit: protein MKTFNKSKLLYVGFALIFGIILGGLFFGDSDDDSKRHHHSENEEQTTEWTCSMHPQIRKNEPGDCPICGMDLIPLQESNTDLDPETIHMSPRALELAQVQTQKITRSKVYKEIRLNGKVQADERRIYTQASHIPGRIERLVLNFEGEAVQKGQVIAYIYSPELIKAQKELFEARKLAKTQPELFKAAQAKLSNWKLNAAQIQKILNADQPIEEFPVLANVSGYVDTKLVQLGDYIQKGQSLYRIADLSQLWLLWDVYETDLAWLNQGDSLQYEIASLAGRKFKASISYIDPVIDPKTRVAQARVEQSNTEGLLKPEMFATAWLKARDPQLDSALVLPKTAVMWTGERSVVYVMYKSDNGLDFKMREVLLGPDLGSSYVLKSGLEPGEVIAVNGTFSIDAAAQLAGKASMMNPAAAEDHQGHNHAGMEMAEKASNSQEKIQVDKSSNQAIQGLMEGYFKLKDALVADDFNAAEKSIETLSKRLRATKMSYFKGDAHQLWMQESAAMNKGLQSMANSQDLDEMREHFIRVSEAAVQLATRFPPLQSSWYIQHCPMANSNKGADWLSKSEEIRNPYFGSAMLTCGEISQSLKL, encoded by the coding sequence ATGAAAACATTCAATAAATCTAAGCTCCTTTATGTCGGCTTTGCCCTAATATTCGGGATAATCCTAGGGGGGCTCTTTTTTGGTGATTCTGATGATGATTCAAAAAGGCATCATCATTCCGAAAATGAGGAACAAACAACCGAATGGACCTGTTCCATGCATCCACAAATCCGTAAAAATGAGCCTGGTGACTGTCCTATTTGTGGTATGGACCTGATTCCTCTTCAGGAGTCGAATACTGATTTAGATCCAGAAACTATCCATATGTCGCCAAGAGCTTTGGAATTAGCTCAGGTTCAAACCCAAAAAATAACTCGATCTAAGGTGTACAAGGAAATTCGCCTCAATGGTAAAGTTCAGGCCGATGAACGACGAATTTATACCCAAGCTTCCCATATTCCAGGGCGGATCGAAAGATTGGTTCTCAATTTTGAAGGAGAAGCCGTGCAAAAAGGGCAGGTAATTGCCTATATCTATTCCCCCGAATTAATTAAAGCCCAGAAAGAACTTTTTGAAGCCCGGAAATTGGCTAAAACTCAGCCCGAACTCTTTAAGGCCGCCCAGGCTAAATTGAGCAATTGGAAGCTTAATGCTGCTCAAATTCAAAAAATCCTTAATGCAGATCAGCCCATCGAAGAGTTTCCCGTTTTAGCCAATGTTTCTGGTTATGTAGATACTAAATTGGTACAATTAGGTGACTATATTCAGAAAGGTCAAAGCCTGTATCGAATAGCAGATTTATCCCAATTATGGCTGCTTTGGGATGTCTATGAAACAGATTTAGCCTGGCTTAATCAGGGCGACTCCCTTCAATATGAGATTGCATCCTTAGCGGGAAGAAAATTCAAGGCTAGCATTTCCTACATCGATCCGGTAATTGATCCGAAAACCAGAGTAGCCCAAGCCCGGGTAGAACAAAGCAATACCGAAGGCCTTTTAAAACCGGAGATGTTTGCCACAGCTTGGCTTAAGGCCAGAGATCCTCAATTAGATTCCGCGCTGGTTTTGCCTAAAACTGCGGTGATGTGGACCGGCGAACGTTCGGTGGTTTATGTTATGTATAAATCTGATAATGGTCTAGACTTTAAAATGCGTGAGGTCTTGCTTGGTCCGGATTTAGGATCATCTTATGTCCTGAAATCCGGTTTAGAGCCTGGTGAGGTAATTGCCGTGAACGGAACCTTTAGCATAGATGCTGCCGCGCAATTAGCAGGCAAAGCCAGCATGATGAACCCAGCGGCGGCTGAGGACCATCAAGGTCATAATCATGCTGGGATGGAAATGGCAGAAAAAGCAAGCAATAGCCAAGAAAAAATTCAAGTAGATAAATCCAGCAATCAGGCGATACAAGGCTTAATGGAGGGCTATTTTAAATTAAAAGACGCCTTAGTGGCTGATGATTTTAATGCAGCCGAAAAATCAATTGAAACCTTATCTAAGCGGCTTCGAGCTACTAAGATGAGCTATTTTAAGGGGGATGCCCATCAACTTTGGATGCAAGAATCTGCGGCTATGAACAAAGGCCTGCAATCCATGGCCAATTCGCAAGACCTGGATGAGATGCGAGAGCACTTTATAAGAGTTTCCGAGGCAGCAGTACAATTAGCAACTCGCTTTCCTCCCCTTCAATCCTCATGGTACATTCAACACTGTCCTATGGCCAATTCTAATAAAGGAGCCGATTGGTTGAGTAAATCGGAAGAAATTCGCAATCCTTACTTCGGATCAGCCATGCTGACTTGTGGAGAAATTAGCCAAAGCTTAAAACTTTAA
- a CDS encoding DUF2255 family protein, with amino-acid sequence MESKGALTAEKVAEIAAKNDFHIAPYRADGQTLGTLTWIWSVQVDDSLYVRAYNGVKSRWYQSAISQKAGKIKAAGKEYLVGFEKVDGAILNAIDEAYRQKYAGSPYLGSMISDRAKAATIRIKNL; translated from the coding sequence ATGGAAAGTAAAGGAGCATTGACAGCGGAGAAAGTGGCTGAAATTGCCGCTAAGAATGATTTCCACATCGCACCTTATCGTGCCGACGGTCAGACTCTTGGCACTTTAACCTGGATTTGGTCGGTGCAGGTAGATGATAGTCTTTATGTGCGTGCCTACAATGGCGTAAAATCTCGTTGGTATCAATCAGCCATCAGTCAAAAAGCCGGTAAGATTAAAGCCGCTGGGAAAGAATACTTAGTTGGTTTTGAAAAGGTAGATGGCGCTATTTTAAATGCGATTGATGAGGCTTATCGCCAGAAATATGCAGGAAGTCCCTATTTGGGCTCGATGATTAGTGATAGGGCTAAAGCAGCTACCATTAGAATTAAAAATCTATAG
- a CDS encoding (R)-mandelonitrile lyase, translating into MQIFKNGVIPSMKGPGDWFSGEVRLDPLFQKQESTHASGALVTFEAGARTAWHTHPAGQTLIVVSGLGWVQREGGPIEEIRPGDVVWFDPEEKHWHGASANKAMSHIAIQEEVNGSAVTWMEKVSDEQYTIS; encoded by the coding sequence ATGCAGATTTTTAAAAACGGAGTAATCCCTTCAATGAAGGGACCCGGAGATTGGTTTAGTGGCGAGGTTCGCCTGGATCCTTTATTTCAAAAACAAGAAAGCACCCATGCTTCGGGTGCCTTGGTGACCTTTGAGGCTGGTGCTCGTACGGCCTGGCATACACATCCGGCTGGTCAAACTTTAATTGTGGTTTCCGGTTTGGGTTGGGTGCAACGCGAAGGTGGCCCGATCGAAGAAATTCGCCCCGGTGATGTAGTGTGGTTTGACCCGGAAGAAAAGCATTGGCATGGTGCCAGCGCTAATAAGGCCATGAGTCATATTGCCATCCAAGAAGAGGTAAATGGCAGTGCAGTTACCTGGATGGAGAAAGTGAGTGATGAGCAGTATACAATCTCCTAA
- a CDS encoding aldo/keto reductase produces the protein MIAQENYKLSNGISIPKLGLGTWFISDDDVVEAVKEAVKLGYRHIDTAQAYQNEAGVGKGIKESGIAREELFITSKVAAEHKSFEAASASIDETLEKMGLEYIDLMIIHSPKPWAEYSGSDRYFEGNREAWRALEEAYKAGKVKAIGVSNFQKEDLENILESATVKPMVNQILAHISNTPEDLISYCIEQNILVEAYSPIGHGELFKNEELAAMAKKYEVSVPQLAIRYCLELGLLPLPKTANPAHMANNADLDFEISAADLDSLRKMEKIEDYGEASVFPVYQ, from the coding sequence ATGATTGCACAAGAAAACTATAAGTTAAGTAATGGAATCTCCATCCCTAAATTAGGATTGGGTACCTGGTTCATCAGTGATGATGATGTGGTAGAAGCAGTAAAAGAAGCCGTGAAATTAGGCTACCGCCATATCGATACCGCGCAGGCCTATCAAAATGAAGCCGGAGTAGGTAAGGGGATTAAAGAAAGCGGAATTGCCCGTGAGGAGCTCTTTATCACCAGTAAAGTGGCAGCAGAGCATAAATCATTCGAGGCTGCCAGTGCTTCTATTGATGAGACCTTGGAGAAAATGGGTCTTGAATACATTGATTTGATGATTATTCACAGTCCTAAACCTTGGGCAGAATATTCAGGATCCGATCGCTATTTCGAAGGCAATCGTGAGGCTTGGAGAGCATTGGAAGAAGCCTACAAAGCTGGTAAGGTAAAAGCCATCGGGGTATCTAACTTCCAGAAAGAGGACTTGGAGAATATTTTGGAATCTGCCACTGTAAAACCAATGGTGAACCAAATTTTGGCTCATATCAGCAACACTCCAGAGGATTTAATCTCCTATTGTATTGAGCAGAATATCTTGGTAGAAGCTTATTCACCTATTGGTCATGGAGAACTCTTTAAAAACGAAGAACTAGCTGCTATGGCTAAGAAATACGAGGTTAGTGTTCCTCAATTAGCCATTCGCTATTGTTTAGAATTAGGTCTATTGCCTTTACCTAAAACTGCGAATCCAGCGCATATGGCAAATAATGCCGATCTGGATTTTGAGATTTCAGCAGCAGATCTGGATAGCCTCCGTAAAATGGAGAAAATCGAAGATTACGGTGAGGCTAGTGTATTCCCAGTTTATCAATAA
- a CDS encoding alcohol dehydrogenase catalytic domain-containing protein, producing the protein MESPKNPSRRDFIQKSSIAGAAALFTSPLQGFASADQVEEASAASKINPEKPIKTKAYAAMDDSGVLKPWSFERRALGDNDILIEVKFASICHSDIHQEKGHWGPQQYPHVPGHEIVGVVAAVGKNVSKFKVGDRAGVGCMVDSCMECDSCTHGEEQFCERGQTVYTYGSPMPAEPSGISQGGYSNTMVVRDHFAVHIPDHISFEKAAPLLCAGITTYSPLMKARFNIGDKVGVVGIGGLGHLAVKLAVSKGAELYAFTTSAAKIEDVKSWGAKEVIVVDETFRSLAAYSKTLDYMICTIPYQFNAAPYVACVKPDGYFTYVGMPEGFQINLSNIALAATRVNFNASLIGGIPETQEVLHYCADNGVMPEIEIISADQINEAWDKVVNKEARYRYVIDASTF; encoded by the coding sequence ATGGAAAGTCCTAAAAATCCAAGTCGTAGAGACTTTATTCAGAAGAGCAGCATAGCTGGAGCCGCTGCATTATTCACCAGTCCATTGCAAGGTTTTGCATCTGCCGACCAAGTTGAAGAGGCATCAGCGGCAAGCAAAATAAACCCTGAAAAACCCATTAAAACCAAGGCTTATGCCGCTATGGACGATTCAGGTGTATTGAAACCCTGGTCCTTTGAGCGTCGTGCTTTGGGGGATAATGATATTCTGATTGAGGTGAAATTTGCCAGCATTTGCCATTCGGATATCCACCAGGAAAAAGGGCATTGGGGTCCCCAGCAATATCCTCATGTACCCGGACATGAAATTGTTGGAGTAGTTGCAGCTGTGGGTAAAAATGTAAGCAAGTTTAAAGTAGGTGACCGCGCCGGGGTAGGTTGTATGGTAGACAGTTGCATGGAATGCGATAGTTGTACCCATGGTGAGGAGCAGTTTTGTGAACGAGGTCAAACCGTATACACTTATGGCAGTCCAATGCCTGCAGAGCCCAGTGGCATTTCGCAAGGTGGCTATTCCAATACCATGGTAGTACGCGATCATTTTGCAGTTCATATTCCTGATCATATCAGTTTTGAGAAAGCCGCTCCTTTATTATGCGCCGGCATTACGACTTATTCGCCTTTAATGAAAGCGCGCTTTAATATTGGGGATAAGGTAGGAGTAGTTGGAATTGGTGGATTGGGTCACTTAGCTGTGAAGCTGGCTGTTTCCAAGGGTGCCGAATTATATGCCTTCACCACCTCTGCGGCCAAGATTGAGGATGTTAAATCTTGGGGAGCAAAAGAGGTAATTGTGGTGGATGAAACATTCCGGTCCTTAGCTGCTTATAGCAAGACTTTGGATTATATGATTTGCACCATCCCTTATCAATTCAATGCCGCGCCTTATGTGGCTTGTGTGAAGCCAGATGGTTATTTCACCTATGTAGGAATGCCCGAGGGATTCCAGATTAACCTGAGCAATATCGCGCTAGCCGCCACTCGGGTAAATTTCAACGCTTCTTTGATTGGCGGAATTCCCGAAACTCAGGAAGTACTGCACTATTGTGCGGATAATGGCGTGATGCCAGAAATTGAAATCATCTCAGCCGATCAGATTAATGAGGCTTGGGATAAGGTAGTGAACAAAGAGGCCCGCTACCGTTATGTAATTGACGCCTCTACTTTTTAA
- a CDS encoding cupin domain-containing protein gives MKFRYLFIFIAGLSFSACQNTVTSDSVEVESIFPKGQEGAAENFTGKAYHFGLVAPDTTYSTLAGNVYFEAGARSNWHRHPAGQILIITDGVGYHQIEGEPIQIMRKGDVVKCPPHVKHWHGASADTALQQLYIVPNIEKGIVEWLEPVSDSVYQSIK, from the coding sequence ATGAAATTTCGATACTTATTCATTTTTATAGCCGGGCTTAGTTTCAGTGCTTGTCAAAATACTGTAACAAGCGATAGTGTTGAAGTAGAATCCATTTTCCCTAAAGGCCAAGAAGGGGCTGCTGAAAACTTCACTGGAAAGGCCTACCATTTTGGTTTAGTAGCACCAGATACCACCTATAGCACTCTTGCTGGTAATGTGTATTTCGAAGCCGGTGCCCGCAGCAATTGGCATCGTCATCCGGCCGGTCAAATTTTGATTATTACAGATGGAGTTGGCTACCATCAAATTGAAGGAGAGCCTATTCAGATCATGCGAAAAGGAGATGTTGTGAAATGTCCTCCGCATGTAAAACATTGGCATGGTGCCAGTGCCGATACCGCTTTACAGCAACTTTATATCGTTCCCAATATTGAAAAGGGTATTGTAGAGTGGCTAGAGCCTGTAAGTGATAGTGTATACCAATCAATTAAATAA
- a CDS encoding sugar O-acetyltransferase, with protein sequence MMAEISRADIFSRLRSGEAVPMDDPDYYKVREAAARALSIQVDLNASRTTDEIRSHLSILTKRVVDESTIVMTPFSINYGKNLELGKNIFINQNCQFLDFGGIRIDDDVLIAPGVMLLTEGHPLAASKRKYLQSKPIHIKHNAWIGAGAIVLGGVTVGENAMVAAGSIVTSDVPDNAVVAGSPARIVKEVPQS encoded by the coding sequence ATGATGGCAGAGATTTCCAGAGCTGATATTTTTAGTCGCCTTCGATCCGGGGAAGCAGTTCCTATGGATGATCCAGACTATTATAAAGTTAGAGAAGCTGCTGCGCGTGCGCTCTCCATTCAGGTAGATCTAAATGCTTCTCGTACCACCGATGAGATTCGGAGTCATTTAAGCATACTCACCAAAAGGGTGGTAGATGAAAGTACCATTGTGATGACGCCTTTCTCGATTAACTATGGTAAGAACCTGGAATTAGGTAAAAACATCTTTATCAATCAAAATTGCCAGTTTCTCGATTTCGGTGGTATTCGCATTGATGATGATGTTTTGATTGCCCCAGGAGTAATGCTGCTTACGGAAGGTCATCCGCTGGCGGCCAGCAAGCGAAAGTATTTACAGTCTAAGCCCATCCATATTAAGCACAATGCTTGGATTGGGGCAGGGGCTATTGTATTAGGAGGTGTTACGGTTGGTGAAAATGCCATGGTTGCAGCAGGTTCCATTGTCACCTCTGATGTGCCTGATAATGCGGTGGTAGCTGGATCACCAGCGCGAATTGTGAAAGAAGTTCCTCAATCTTAA
- a CDS encoding helix-turn-helix domain-containing protein has translation MDQKTERRVSDFNSELKLKGFKAFQIEEDSGATRVYSRKDFYKICLTTGKSSIHYSDRSFEHEGTILFFGNPHIPYSWETLSRDYVGYTCLFSEEFIQASDRSESLLQSPLFKLGGTPVLKIEENQRQFLNGIFQKIIEEQQTDYSFKDDLIRNYIHLILHEALKMSPSENYIQQGNAASRLTSVFLELLERQFPIESPNEPLMLTTAQHYAEHLSVHVNYLNRAVKEITGKPTSAHISERMIAEAKALLQHTNWNISEVAYALGFDYPTYFNNFFKKQTGLTPKAVRV, from the coding sequence ATGGATCAGAAAACGGAACGTCGAGTATCGGACTTTAACAGTGAGTTGAAGTTAAAGGGCTTTAAAGCATTTCAAATAGAGGAAGACAGCGGTGCTACCCGTGTATACAGTCGAAAGGACTTTTATAAGATCTGTTTAACTACAGGCAAAAGCAGTATCCATTATTCAGATCGTAGTTTTGAACATGAGGGGACCATTCTCTTTTTTGGTAATCCTCATATTCCTTATTCCTGGGAAACGCTTTCGCGTGATTATGTTGGCTATACCTGCCTTTTTTCAGAAGAATTTATCCAGGCTTCTGATCGCTCTGAAAGCTTGCTACAATCGCCACTCTTTAAATTGGGTGGAACTCCGGTATTGAAGATTGAAGAGAATCAAAGACAGTTTTTAAACGGGATATTTCAGAAAATCATTGAAGAACAGCAAACTGACTACTCTTTTAAGGATGACCTGATCCGCAATTACATCCACCTAATTTTACATGAGGCCTTAAAGATGAGTCCTTCCGAGAACTATATACAGCAGGGTAATGCGGCTTCTCGGTTGACCTCCGTATTCTTGGAATTATTAGAACGCCAATTTCCGATTGAAAGCCCAAATGAGCCTTTGATGCTTACCACGGCACAGCATTATGCCGAACATTTATCGGTTCATGTAAATTATCTCAATCGTGCGGTAAAGGAGATAACTGGTAAGCCCACTTCTGCTCATATTTCGGAGCGTATGATTGCGGAGGCCAAAGCCCTTTTACAGCATACCAATTGGAATATTAGTGAGGTTGCTTATGCCTTGGGCTTTGATTACCCTACCTATTTCAATAATTTCTTTAAAAAGCAGACGGGTTTAACCCCGAAGGCAGTGAGGGTTTGA